The genomic segment ccgcgcttgctcctctccctcccctcccctccctcggagcaggtgctttctgggcgcccagagcgcactgacgagagcaatatagattcgtctgatcagcgcggcgactgactgagaaacctgtcgctgtgaaaggtgataatggttataaactgtaacagtctagaagtgcattgagctgaaaggagggacacatcagcagctggatcgtgcgtaaagacgcagcgggaacctctgtgtgcttcagtgttgctgctgaggggatcataaaggcttgatgaaactcagcctgattcaccaatctggttatagatttacaatgataaacaacccatagatgaatgtgtaacagtataataattcggtcaataattaacatctacttaattttattcagtattatttgaacaattgtgtattatatgtgttttaatccattaactgaacaataaagtattaatatgtctctttctctttttaacaaaaacaatacatgtctacttcaatgtctggtgggataaaaatgagatgcagttgactccaccggctcttccagggtccggttagccccgcccccaaacaagccccgcccccaaattagcataatctcactcctaacttttgataaaagttgagaggtctgactttcattcataccatctgtggtcagtttcaGATgatcttccaaaagttaaaatgacgAACACCGATAAAACTCAGACTGGCAGATCTCccctttgcaaagacccgccctactctctttctgattggcttatgtcccggctctgccaggtttaATTGGTTAAgcacagcttctgtttaaaaccttgaagaAAAGCCTACatggaacattttgcgctcattttccaaatgaaggaaatccgtcgcagcgacggagaactttaacccctgataatattacttttTCAGATCAGAGTGGGGAGtaatgtatcccccccccccccccccccccccccagggataaaacatgaatgaccagaggggggggacatcacaagcagagcaaatcgcacccagtataAGACTGAATGCCAAGTTGgcaggtttttatttctgtttctgtaaGTTTTTACCTCATCGTTATAGTGATTTTACAGCGTCTTGTAGCACGTTTAGTTTGGCTTATTTTCTTTGTTGATGTGCCAAGAAAAGTGTTTCATTTGCTGAGGCATTACCAGTAGATACAATTTAAGTTATGATGTCCATTATAATATAAACACTGCTTAATATGGTATTATATCAAAATTtagagcagcttggagtcataaataaataattgtaagaAATAAGTGCTCTTTAACTTTACTTGTAAGTTATAAGCAAATTTGACAAATTAGTTTATCTCATTGCTATTTGTTCTTAAAGAGTCCAGATtgatttagatttgtttttaaatttggttTAATGTAAATAGTTGAAACATGTCTTGGAAAAAAACCttaattattgaaaaatgtctaaaaagagagaaaaaaattcttCAAGGAGCACTTTGGATATATAGCTCTAACACCACCCTTTGTGTACGATTAGATTTCTTACCATGATCTGCTCCGATAACAGCTATTTATAGAGCACATCTATGAAGAAACAAAACTCTGCTACAATCTGGAGGCGAATAAAATATTTCCGAAAATAGATAGAATAATTGTCTTCAGAAATATCACGTATTAAAAGAAAGACACAAAATCGGCGGTAAACCAATCCAAATGCTTTATTTTCCGTAATTGATTTAGTAACATAACATGGATTAAGATGGATGTGAGTtgcaaaaagttaaacatttttcttctgtgtAATTTCTGGGTGTTTGTGCATCACACCACAAGGCCCAGAACAGCTCCAACGGTTCCACCGGCACCAGCTACAGCTGCTGTGGAAGCTGTGGACAGACCAGCCATTCCTGCAGGTAAACACGGCATACACAACATCACAACTCCAGGTCAGTCACATctgtttatttatctatttattttcattttatgttcaTTTTAGTGAGACAGGTTGCACAAGAGAACCTAATTATTGGATGTTACCTGCTGACGTTAGAACAGACAGCAAGCTTCCAGCTGCCACTCCTCCTCCGCTGGCGATGGCTGTTGCAGACATCCAGCTTGCAGCGTAGGATCCTGCAGCAATGCCAACAGAGGTGAACCCGATGGCTCCTAGAACGACTGGGGCAGCCACCACTGCTCCACCTAATATGAACGAGAGATCAATTTATTCCCCACTGCCTGaactttaaaat from the Fundulus heteroclitus isolate FHET01 unplaced genomic scaffold, MU-UCD_Fhet_4.1 scaffold_166, whole genome shotgun sequence genome contains:
- the LOC105917471 gene encoding interferon alpha-inducible protein 27-like protein 2A isoform X1 is translated as MGLITAVALSTIGASGAVVAAPVVLGAIGFTSVGIAAGSYAASWMSATAIASGGGVAAGSLLSVLTSAGMAGLSTASTAAVAGAGGTVGAVLGLVV
- the LOC105917471 gene encoding interferon alpha-inducible protein 27-like protein 2A isoform X2 gives rise to the protein MGLITAVALSTIGASGAVVAAPVVLGAIGFTSVGIAAGSYAASWMSATAIASGGGVAAGSLLSVLTSAGMAGLSTASTAAVAGAGGTVGAVVGLVV